TCCATGTTCGTTGTCGCCTCTCGCCGCCGTCCATGGCGGCTCGCGCGGTGTCGTTCGCGGCTCTCTCGCCAAGTAGCGGCCGCCTCCTCGCTTTCGTGGCTTCACCCCAAATCGCCAGCGGCGCTGGTTTAGCGTGAGTTAAACCCTCTAAAAAAGCCAATGCTTATGCTCTGCCGTACTTGCCATTGCGCAAAGTGTTCAAACTGGGCCTGGCGTTGGGTCAGGCAATAATTGAGCATCGAATCACTAATTTTAGATAGCCTTTCTGTCTCAATAATTACATATCAAGATTTTCTTCGATTAATCGAAAATCTTTATGATCCATGGTTGGCTTAAACAACTTGAAATAACTATTTGCTTTAACTCCTTCAAATTGGTCACATTCGATTCTCCTAATGCCATCTCGTAAAAAAATACTTTCTGAAAGACTATCAGGATATGGCTCTGTATATACTATTCTTGTGATTCCTGATTGGTATATTTTTTTTGCACATAATTCACATGGAAAGGTTGTAGTAAATATTGTTCCTTCCCGTATGCCCATTCCACCATGAGTTGCTACTTGTAAAATAGCATTTTCCTCAGCATGCAAGGCGCGAGCAAATTCAAGTCGTTTAATGTTCAGTTGGCTTCTAAAGTATTCCTTTAGAGGAAGCATTGACTCGCGCTTTGACTTATCTACATAAATAGATTTATCTTCGAGAAATTTCTTCCATAGTTTGTCTATTTTTTCTACGGTTTCTAATCTTGATTGAATATCTTTAAAGCAAAAGCAATCCCGTTCATCAAACTCTACTAATAATTCTTCTTTCATAAACTTATTAAATTGTTTTTCCCAAACGGATAGCAATGAGCCTTTTACTGCGTATTGTTTTAGGTCACTTACCCGTCTGCGGGCACATCCTAATTGGCCAGACCCAACATCATTCCACCCAGCACCTACCACAAATCCATCTTTATTAGTTATCACGGCACCCACTTGCCGAGAAAGACAATTGGATCTAACGCTTAAATTATATGCCATATTCATAAAAGTTTCTTCAAAAGTGGGAGTAGTTGATCCAGGCAATTCAATTAGGGCCAGTAACCGCGCTATTTTTAGCCAAAGACGCTCCTCATCTCCATCGTTGGTTACTGCATAATCCGATAAAGTTACGCAAGATGAAACATTTTGCTTAAACAATTCATGAGGTTTGTTATCTTTACCTTGGTCTCGTTCATCTCGACTTTCCGAAAACTTCTTTCGTTTGTGCCTAACTTGCTGATCTAAATAGACTGATATCAAATAAAATGATCCGTAGCGTTTTCTGAAAAATTGTACTTCCGCAGGATTCCTGAATGTATCAATAATAAAGTGACTAGAACTTTTTGTAATTCTTCTTCCCATATATTTAATATATCGATTCGCTTCAGATGCAATTACATCTAAAAACTTTGACCGCATATGTTTTGGCTCGGGATAAACAAATGGATTTCCTGTAGCTCTTACATTATCCCCGAAATCCTGTAACCAACTTTCTGACATATCTTCAAGCATGCTAAGCTCTTCTTTGAGCTTATTTAATCCGGTAAACCACTCATCAACTTCAGCGCAATAGTCCTCGGTTAGAGCATCAAATTTACGAAAATTTATTTTTTCATCAAACTCTTGCATTTTAACTAGATATTTAAATGCAAATTGCGTAATAAGAGATCGTGCTTTTTCTGGGATAAAGCTGCAATTTGTGATTTCTGACGACACTCGCCCTTCAAAAATGGCATGCTTTATCGCTAACTTCATAATCATGTCAGACATAGATATTTGAGTAAATTTCGCGAAATTCGCTCTACATACTATCGCTAGAGTATCTCTTGCCTGTAATAACTCGCGTAACTTTCTGTTTAAGCTCTTTTTATCACTTAAATAATGATAGTCGGCTCGGTGCTCTTTCAAAGCTTCAAATAATTTGGAAGGTTCGACTATTAAGTTTTTGTTCTCATTTTTAAAAGTAGTAAGAGCTAAATCCTCTTCTCCTTGTATTTTTCGAATATACTCGTAATATTTGCCTATCATATCATCAATTGATTTTAGATTTTTATCTTTAGTAAAATTTAGCCAGAAATTCAAGTCGGTTGAAAGCATTTTAGAAATACTCGAGCATCCACTTCCTAAAGGTCCAGTTGTCCCTACTATTAAAAAACGTGTTCGCAATGTAACCATCTCCAAAAACAAATTTGAGGATAATTTTCTACAAATAATTACCATTATCCTCTCAAAATGTCAATAAATTCAGAAAGAAGGGGAGTTAACCTTGCAGGGGGGAGGCACGGGGAGGACGGTTCTTTTGCTTCCGAATTATAATGTCAAGAGGACAGTTCTTGTGACACAACTTGGTGTATTCACAAGGCCACGGATCGCCCCCACCATCCAAATCCGAAAAATCCGTGCCCCGTATTAAGCGGGGCATGGATTTTTTACTTCGCTTCCCGTCCCCCGGTAGAGCCCGCGTCGTCTTCGCCGCTCAGCTTGTCGTATACCGCTATCCCCCCGGAGGCTGCCGACGACGTCGCGGTCGGCGTCGGGCCATTCTGCCGGCGCATAGGTATCCACCCGGAGGCGGCCGTGGCCTTCCCCGCCGGGATGCCGCCCTCGTCCAGCGCCGACGCGTCCGTCTCGGCCTCCGTGCTGCCCCCCGCCTCTCCCGACTACCCTCCCCCTCCCCCGCCCCCCTTTCCATCCACCTCTCCCCCCGGCCATCGTCCCCCCGTCCCCCATATCTCCGTATCACATATCCGCGTTACCTATACCCTATTGCGCCACCCCCTCCCCCGATAGGACGGCGAGGTCATTCGTTTCCCCGGCGGCGTCCCGCGTCGCATGCGCCGATACATAATGTTCAGCAGCTACTGAGATAATAAATTTAATGCGTTCGGCAAGGGAGTGGATGATAATGGAAGCTAATTTAATCCCTTTTATCTACACTGCCGTCTTTGCCGCCATTGTTGTTACGCTTGTACCCAGACAGGAAATCCGGCGGCTATCGATCTACGGGATTATTTTCGGGGGGGCTTTTGATGCTATTGTTGTCGGCGCAGCAAACCTACTTGGAGAATTCAGATATATAAACTATGAGCCCTTTGGCATGCTGGGAATACATTTTTTGGCTCCTGTCTCATGGACATTGTTTTTTATAATATATTTTTATCACTTGCCTACGAAAAAAGTTTATATTTATATGTATACGACCATGGGGATATTCTATAGCATGATGTTTTGCCAAATGCTTACGAAACTGGGGGTATTATCGCTAGCGCATGGAATATATGACTCGATTATCCCGTTTATACCTTGGTATATCATAGCCACCTGGGGTTATCTAAAATTAACGAAAATTGACGATAGCTTTGCGAGCGTAAACCAAATGGAGCATGAGCACCGCCAATATTTTAGTCCGATCTATAATCCTGTAGCAAAACCGCTTCCAGACCAGAATGAAGACGGCGGAGATAGACCCCCAAAAGAATGATGGTATATTGCCCGGAAACGGATCGCCCCCTACCGTCCAAATCCGCAAAAATCCAAGCACCGCATAAAGCGGGCATGGATTTTTTTCAGTACCGGCGACCCGGTTCCCACAAATAGCGAAGAGCACCGTAAAAACGGTGCTCTTCCAGACTGCGGAAAACCTACAAACCGGCGTCCACCATATCGGCCACATGGTTGGCGATCGCCAGGCACGCCGTCAGTCCCGGCGATTCGATGCCCACCAGATTGATAAGTCCCGGCAGGCCCCGCTCCGTCTCGTGGCGGATGACAAAATCGGCCACCGCCCCGTCCGCCACCTTCAGCTTCGGCCGCATCCCCGCCATATCCGGCGCCAGGTCCTCGCGCCCGATGAACGGCAGATACGTCGCCGCCGCCTGGTAAAACTCCTCCAGGTGATCCGGAGCGACGTCATAGTCCTCCCGCTCGGTCGCGTTAACCACATTCGGCCCCAGGCGGGCGCGCCCGTCGAGGCTCTTGGTCACGTGCGTCCCCAGCCCCTTCAGTCCGTGGAGAGGCGGCGGATAAATAAGGTGGTTCATAAGCTTCGACTTGCCCATCGCCACCGAAAAATACTCGCCCTTCACCGGGTTGATGTCATACCCGGCCGCGGCCGTATCGATGCCGCACATCGCCGCGATCTTGTCCGCGTACAGCCCGGCGCAGTTTATCAGCCAGCGGCATTCGATCGCGTCCGTCTGCCCGTCCGGGCCCAGGAAAGACACCTCATAGCCGTCGGCCACCGGCTTGACGCCGGTCACCTGATGCTTATACGCCAGCATCGCGTAATTGGCTGTCGCCAGATGCTCCAGCCGCGCCATCAGCTTATGGCTGTCGATAATGCCGGTCGACGCCGAGTACAGCGCCGCCGCCGCCGTCACGTTCGGCTCCAGCTTCTTCGCCTCGGCGGCGGTGAGCCTCGTAAGCTCCGGGACGCCGTTGGCGGTCCCCTGGGCGTAAACCTTCTCGATCGCCTCGATCTCCGCCTCTTCGCGGGCCACGATCAGCTTGCCGATCTTTTGAAAAGGAACCTCTTGTTTCTCGCAAAATTCATAAAGCAGCGGGTTGCCGGCCACGCACAGTTTCGCCTTGAGGCTGCCGGTCGGATAATACATCCCGGCGTGGATAACCTCGCTGTTGCGGCTCGAAGTATCCTGGCCAAACTTGCCGTGGCGCTCCAGCACGATAGTAGCCAGTTCGTCCTGCCGGCGGGAAATCTCCGCCGCCACGGCCAGGCCGACGACCCCCGCGCCGACGATCGCGATATCGAGTTTCTCCATGTCGCACCCCCTTTGGATACCATTCTTTTCGCGATAATTCGCCCGGTATCCTGCCCGCGTGCCAAAAATTGACACAGGATATTCCCCGGCCGGGCAGCCATGCTTATTATTTTTGGATACCAGATTTTGCTTAAGAAATTTTTTGAAATTACGACAATATATAGTAGGAGCGAAATATTCTTTCCTCATGGAAGGGACAAGGAATCTCCACGGAGGGACGTGAACCCATTGACCCCCAATCAGCGTAAATTCCGCCGCATAAACTTCAAAACACTCATGACCGCCGTCGGGTTCACCACTCCCCAGGGCGAAAACCTGCGGCGCAACTATCAGCTGCCCCTTGAAGACATCAGCGCCGGCGGCCTTCGCTATACAAGCAAATTCGCCCTCCCGGTCGGCACCCGGCTCGACCTCGTCTTCCAGCTCATCGACCGTAAAGTGCGGGGAACAGTCGAGGTCGTCCGTTCGATCAAGAATAAATCCGGAGCCTATGATATCGGCTGTCAGTTCGTCTCCATCAACCCCGTCACCCAGGAAGACATCATCAAATTCGTCACCCTCTCCTCGGTGCGCGATTCTCAGCCCAGTTCCTTCTACAGTCTTAAAGAAAGCGCCAGTCCCGCCAACCAGCCCATAACCTGCGTCAACTGCCGCTGCGCCGACTGCGGCGACAAAGAAACCTGCCGGGCCTGCTACAAGCCTAACTGCGGCAAACGCTTCTGCCGCATGTACCGGCCCGCGCGCCAGGATTTGCGGCGCAGAACGTAAAACAAGCCAGCCGGGGCGAAATTATCCCCCGGCTTTTCTGTTTCCCGTTCCCCTTGCAGGATAATCGCAAGACTTTAGGGAATATTCCGCTTACGAAAAATACAAAGATGAGGTGACCCATGCCGCTTGCGCGACAGCTAACCTGCATCGCCGTCCTCGCCCTG
This is a stretch of genomic DNA from Sporomusaceae bacterium. It encodes these proteins:
- a CDS encoding deaminase — its product is MVTLRTRFLIVGTTGPLGSGCSSISKMLSTDLNFWLNFTKDKNLKSIDDMIGKYYEYIRKIQGEEDLALTTFKNENKNLIVEPSKLFEALKEHRADYHYLSDKKSLNRKLRELLQARDTLAIVCRANFAKFTQISMSDMIMKLAIKHAIFEGRVSSEITNCSFIPEKARSLITQFAFKYLVKMQEFDEKINFRKFDALTEDYCAEVDEWFTGLNKLKEELSMLEDMSESWLQDFGDNVRATGNPFVYPEPKHMRSKFLDVIASEANRYIKYMGRRITKSSSHFIIDTFRNPAEVQFFRKRYGSFYLISVYLDQQVRHKRKKFSESRDERDQGKDNKPHELFKQNVSSCVTLSDYAVTNDGDEERLWLKIARLLALIELPGSTTPTFEETFMNMAYNLSVRSNCLSRQVGAVITNKDGFVVGAGWNDVGSGQLGCARRRVSDLKQYAVKGSLLSVWEKQFNKFMKEELLVEFDERDCFCFKDIQSRLETVEKIDKLWKKFLEDKSIYVDKSKRESMLPLKEYFRSQLNIKRLEFARALHAEENAILQVATHGGMGIREGTIFTTTFPCELCAKKIYQSGITRIVYTEPYPDSLSESIFLRDGIRRIECDQFEGVKANSYFKLFKPTMDHKDFRLIEENLDM
- a CDS encoding NAD(P)/FAD-dependent oxidoreductase, with protein sequence MEKLDIAIVGAGVVGLAVAAEISRRQDELATIVLERHGKFGQDTSSRNSEVIHAGMYYPTGSLKAKLCVAGNPLLYEFCEKQEVPFQKIGKLIVAREEAEIEAIEKVYAQGTANGVPELTRLTAAEAKKLEPNVTAAAALYSASTGIIDSHKLMARLEHLATANYAMLAYKHQVTGVKPVADGYEVSFLGPDGQTDAIECRWLINCAGLYADKIAAMCGIDTAAAGYDINPVKGEYFSVAMGKSKLMNHLIYPPPLHGLKGLGTHVTKSLDGRARLGPNVVNATEREDYDVAPDHLEEFYQAAATYLPFIGREDLAPDMAGMRPKLKVADGAVADFVIRHETERGLPGLINLVGIESPGLTACLAIANHVADMVDAGL
- a CDS encoding PilZ domain-containing protein, with translation MNPLTPNQRKFRRINFKTLMTAVGFTTPQGENLRRNYQLPLEDISAGGLRYTSKFALPVGTRLDLVFQLIDRKVRGTVEVVRSIKNKSGAYDIGCQFVSINPVTQEDIIKFVTLSSVRDSQPSSFYSLKESASPANQPITCVNCRCADCGDKETCRACYKPNCGKRFCRMYRPARQDLRRRT